A stretch of DNA from Triticum dicoccoides isolate Atlit2015 ecotype Zavitan chromosome 2A, WEW_v2.0, whole genome shotgun sequence:
TAAGTTTGAGCACCAGTGGTGTAATTGACTCAAAAAAGTATTTTGGTATCATACTAAATTGCCAATGCAGAAACATAATCTTTTCttcttgaaaagaaaaaaaaaccttgGCATTTCGTTTTCAGCATGGCATCGTACGTCAATTTGCTATTCTTGGTGCGTTCCAACGTTGCATTGTCTATTGAAAGTAAGATTTTTCATGGTGCGGCAAGCTCAAAAGTAACGAGCCGTCACAAATGCTGAATGTAAACACGTCAAGGAGAGACTACAAAAAAAGTTAAGCAGTTGGAAAGGTAACCTGCTATCTCTGGGTGAAAGATTGGTCCTCATAAATTATATCTTTTGGTGGCTGACAGCAGGTCCCATGCCACGTTGGCGCGCAAGTCAGCATCGTGTCGTATACAAACGTGATTTACATCGTATATGCACGTCAAAACCAAATTGTGAACACCGGTTCAATGTATGCCCAGGTTTTAGCACTAAACTGATTTTTCGTGCTAAGTTTTAGGATCAGTGGTGCAATTGACTTAAAAAATATTTCGGTATCATGCTAAATTGCCAATGCAGAAACATAATCTTTTCTtcttgaaaagaaaaaaaacttggCATTTCGTTTCCAGCATGGGATCGTACGTCAATTTGCTATTCTTGGTGCGTTCCAACGTTGCATTTGTCTATTGAAAGTAAGATTTTTATGGTGCGGCAAGCTCAAAAGTAACTAGCCGTCACCATCGAATCACCGTCCACCACCCGGTTACCGACTCCGGCGGGCCATGAGCTCATCCAGCAGCTGTCCAGCATCACCGTAGGACGATCCACCCTTCTCCACTGCGCTCCTCGCTTTTAGGCCGAGGTCGCTCGCCCTTCTTCGCATCGCGTCACCTTCGACCTCCTCCATCAATAACCTGACGGCGTCGCCGATCATCTCGGCGCCGATCACCCGATGGGTCTCCGTGGACGACCCGTAGTCCTTGGCGCCGACGCTGACGCCGACCTCGAGCACGTCCACGACCAGCTTCTCGTTGAAGAACTGGTCGGCGTGGCGCGGCCACGTCACCATCGGCACGCCGGCGCTCGCCGCCTCCAGCGTCGAGTTCCACCCGCAGTGCGTCAGAAAGCAGCCGACCGCTGggtggtttaggatgagcacctgcGGCGCCCAGCCGCGGATGATGTAACCACGAGTAGCCCTCGGGAAGCCTTCCGGCATCCATATGGCCGACGATGCTGCGTCGGCGTCGGGGATGACCCACACGAAGTTCTTTCCGGAGAGGTCGAGGCCCCGGGCGAGCTCCGGGAGCTGCTCCGGCGAGAAGCTGGATAGCGTGCCGAAGGCGACGAAGACTACCGATCCAGCCGGCTTGGCGTCGAGCCAGGGGATGCAGCCGTCCGCGTCCCGCGAGAGCGCGTCGGTGCCTCTGGACGCCTCGTCCTTGCTGCCGCTAGCGAGTGCCACCGGCCCGATGAGCCACGCGCGGCGGCGGAGCGTCGTGCGGTAGTGCTCCACGTAGTCCGGCTCGAGCTCGTGGAAGCTGTTGACCAGCTCGCCGTAGCTTTTCTGGTCCGCGGCGTAGATGCCCTTGACGAACGCCAACTGGTCCGGGCGCCTCATCATCTGGCTCCGCCTCAGCTCCACGCGGTGCGGCAGCCCGGGTACGGAGAAGACGGCGTTGGGATCacccccgtcgtcgtcgtcgtcgtcggggtTGTGGTTGCGCAGCAAGCTTTCGGCGCAGCACCGGGCGAACATGCTGGTGCCGAGGAACGCGAGCCGCGGGACGCCATACTCAGCCGCGACGTCCAGCGACCAGGGGAAGAAGCTATCGGAGACCACGGCGTCGAGGCCGGCGTGGTGGTCGGCGAGGAACTGCCGGAATGGCTCCCGGAGCAGCCGCGCCGCCTGCTGGAGCTTGCCATGGTCACCACGGGAGCCGCTCTGGGCGCCCGGCGAAAGACCAACCTCAGGGAAAGGCACGACGACGATGTCGATTGGCGGGGAACGGAGGTTGACGATGGAGCGGATGATGGAAGCTTGCACGGGCGTGGTGAGGATGGTGCACCGGGCGCTGCGAGCCGCGAAGAGCGCGGCGATGTCGGCCATCGGGATGAGGTGGCCGGGGATGAGGTAGGGGAAGAAGAGCATGTGCAGCGGCTGCTGGTCGTCCTCGGCAGGCGCCATGACCGCCTTCCCACGCCAGACGCCGGCCACGCGGGCCTCTCTTATACGTACATGCTCAAGGATTTGAGGACCGGAGCTGGAGCAAAGTGCAAAGCGCAAAGGTAGAAGAATGGCACACACCAGACAGGTCGTACGTGCTGAATAGGGACGCCGATGTCAATGTGCCGATGCGCCACTACCGTAAAAGTCGACAACAGCTGCCGAGCATTCTACTTTATCTCAGATTCGCAAGACAAAACATATTGGATGCCAACGAAGTCCCCATTTTGCACCAAAGGAAAACCTTTGCTAAGACCAACTCCACAGCGCGCGACCTCAAACGGACGCCCTTTTTGTCCTGTTTTTGTCCCTTTGGATAGGGATTTgaggtcgtgtccgggcctgtccttaTTCTTTTGCCCACCGCGTGGACGCATCCTTTTGCTCCATCCTGTTCGCGTCTATTTTAAAAAAAGGGacgtttcaaatgccaagcccCAGTTCACAACTCCAGTTCATCATGCCGGTAAcaaagccagcggcctacacgaccatctccggcaacacagccagcggccggc
This window harbors:
- the LOC119352740 gene encoding anthocyanin 3'-O-beta-glucosyltransferase-like, whose amino-acid sequence is MAPAEDDQQPLHMLFFPYLIPGHLIPMADIAALFAARSARCTILTTPVQASIIRSIVNLRSPPIDIVVVPFPEVGLSPGAQSGSRGDHGKLQQAARLLREPFRQFLADHHAGLDAVVSDSFFPWSLDVAAEYGVPRLAFLGTSMFARCCAESLLRNHNPDDDDDDGGDPNAVFSVPGLPHRVELRRSQMMRRPDQLAFVKGIYAADQKSYGELVNSFHELEPDYVEHYRTTLRRRAWLIGPVALASGSKDEASRGTDALSRDADGCIPWLDAKPAGSVVFVAFGTLSSFSPEQLPELARGLDLSGKNFVWVIPDADAASSAIWMPEGFPRATRGYIIRGWAPQVLILNHPAVGCFLTHCGWNSTLEAASAGVPMVTWPRHADQFFNEKLVVDVLEVGVSVGAKDYGSSTETHRVIGAEMIGDAVRLLMEEVEGDAMRRRASDLGLKARSAVEKGGSSYGDAGQLLDELMARRSR